The genome window TTTGTCTCAGTCATGCTTCCTTGTGTATAATTCTCATTGTTACAGGTTGGTACTCTTCTTTATCTTCGGGTTGTGAAGGCAAACTTTGGCATGAACCCTGAATTGTCCTGCACTGATGGTTAGTCAACATGCTTTAtatttgtcacaattttgcgttctttCCTTGTGAATGTCTTAGTTTTGTTTAGACGTTACCTTTAAAGTCTGTTATGTATAGCCAGTGGAAAAGCTGCTGAATTTGGCCCCCTCAAAGATGGATACATGTTTGAAACTTCAACTGGCCTGTCGAGAAAGTGAGTCagctctttatttatttgagatatttgactttctatttttatcagTGCTCATTTTAGCTCTTTTCTTCAAAGCACTTAGGTAGCTTTTACGTTTTTCATTTGGGTGGAATAATTCTCTTGGtcatcttcttctctttttcccATTACAGGCTGTTAAGTTCACCAGCATGTCCGGTTCTTGAGGCTCTTGGCAAGAAACTCTCCTTTGAAATAGCTGTTGGCTTAAATGGCCGGGTTTGGGTATGATTCTTGAGTCAGATAAAAAGTAAATGTACTTGGGAGGTCCCTGTATTATAGGGACCTAATCAAATTATtccctctattattaaatggatcaatttagtccatacactattaaaaagaatcaaataaagcCAAATTAGAGTTTactgtttaaaaaattttcatttactatttaacagaattaatatttttaaatttttatcttctgtaaatgaaatcttttgtttggaattgaacTGTAGCTGAAAAGAATaattttcaagatatttttttttgtacagaaaatgttaactttattacagtttggacttatttgattcttgttaatagtataaggattaaattgatctatttaataatagagggactaatttgtcaTGTCAACTGAAAAAATCATTCAGACACCTCTTGAGCAactgatttttcatttttaaatgcAAGAAGTTAGAACTCTATTGAAAATTTCCTTAACACTAAGACTACTCAAAAGTTGGTGCATTATTGAAGGTGAATGCTGCCTCTCCAGACACCATTGTTGTTGTTGCTAATGCAATCATGAACTCGGAATGCCTAAGTGGAGCACAACAGATAATTATGGTGGATCATTTACTTAAGAACATCCAATAATGAGTTCGGAAATTTTATGGATAACTTCTAACCTGTGGTGAATGGTCTTTCCTTTTTGAATCATTTGGTCTGATTTTCGTTTATTTTTATGGAACTAGCATAAATCTCAATGTTTATTGGTGCAGCTGTATGATCTGACGGACTCACTGGTCGTCGTGTTGCTACGAGAGACCAAAAAATGAACAGCGAGTCAAAGTTAGTGGCCTTATATGCATAAGATGAACATGTAAAGATCATTTGGCCTTCCATGATTGCAATATCTTGAATGTTGGCATGTGTTTCGCTTTATTGAGTATTCCTCTATAGAACTTTGAATTATCCTAGAAGGTAGCTGAGAAACACAAAAAGGCAGTGGTGTATTTCATTtgctataaaattattttctctttctattgaaaattgctatatatatatatatatatattggttcaTTAGTGGAATAGGAGCTAAAACGGCCACCCAACGGCTCAGAGAGATTTGGTCATAGACAACTGAGATAAACGAGGTTACATCTGGCATAGAAAAAGAGCTACAAATGCTTAACCTCAAATGTCATAGACAACTTAGAAAAAGTGACTATAGCCTAATAGTAACAGACGGCATAATAAATGCTCCAAATAAGTCtgttaagaaagaaaaagattctAATGGTAATCGAAAGATTAAATCCATTTTAGACTAAtaattgaaatcatttaatttaaatttgttaaggAGAGGTGGGAATCTTATATTCTCAACCAAGGTTTTGTTTCTCAATTCTATGGAGAGTATCAATAGGAGCTCCAACGAATTCATGGAGTGGATGTATCTCGATTGGTGAAAATATAACTTACAATAGTTCGCGGAAAAAGTGTTAGTATTGTGCATAATATTAATTATGGATATTGTGCCTATGGAGATTCAAATCACCAATCAAGGCTTATATAacttgttaaaattattttattaaattcaaatttattataaatgcTATTTTTCAGTTACTAGctactaagtgatttttttaaaaattttatagggtcatttcaataaatttaacaaaagaaagttttaataatgttaacaactGGACTtgtattttcaaatctaaaaagtagagactaaattcttggaaataaaagtacaaggactaaatttaaatttgtggcagcatattttaacctaattaaaaattatttaaattgaattaattttattaaattgatttaagtagattaaaaatattcaaatgatGATTGAAATCCGATTAAACTgataattgaaattaatgtaAAGAAGATTTTGCccgaattaatttttccaatgCAACCTGCTTTCGTTCTGGCAGCTTGATTATTAACAATGTCATGGTGACATTTGAAAATGTTCatcatatgaaaaataaaggaagagGTAAGATATGAGAGATAGctacaaaaatttatataagcaAAACGTATGATAGAGTGAACTGAAATTACTTAAACTTTATCCTAATTAAATTATGTGGGTTAATTGATTTATGATGTGTATTACTACTGTCAAATACAAGTTTACTCTTAATGGTGATGAAGTAGGTCCAATTATTCCTCATTGTGGTTTGCACTAAGGAGATCCACTTTCCcccatttctttatttatttgatgtgCTGAaggtttgggttttatttttcaatagaCAGAGTGAAGAGGTGATTTGCATGGAATTTCCATATGCAACAATAGTCCCACCGTTtcacatgtattttttttttgcggatgatagtttctttttcttttgggttAATGAGTCAAAATGTCTAACGGTACGTGTGGTTCAGTGTAATGAAATAGAGCTGTAATTTGAATAGAGTTATAATAGAATAAAACTGTAATCAGTAATTCAATTGCttggttgaatgaaatagaATAGAACTATAATAGTATTCTTTTGTTTAGTTTAATGAAATGGTTTTATAATagtataaggaaaaaaactaaaatcactagaatacccttagcagaactttttaggtagatgattattgtcattgttattaattttaataagattattattaaaaataatttaataaaataataaataatttaaccatattttaacataattattattaaatataatttaataaaataatatataatttaataaaattcttaatataattattattttatgaattaaaaatcataatatataatatactataaaaacatatattatctactttattatttttaaacgcaatacatatttaatgtgctaaaatatcattagtgaaacaaataatttaattattctacaataaaaataaaatattagaagtaacaaataacttgagaattatatttcacatccaaacataatattcatatattaacaaaaagttacatgatttcattagtttatatgtcataatccatatgttataaaattttacaacatcaaaatgttacaacattgtaatgacattctatcatgtcattataccatccaaatattacaaacacaaaaagttaccaaaatatcatcaacacaaccatgatttttaatggtcagcaagaaatcttctgacccattccaatcacACAGAAGAAggtaaattaaagaaaatgagcatttgcgttggatgatctggaatttttCTCAATGCGCAATAGCGCTCATCCTCAGTTAAACCTTCTACTTCACATAATGTTGGATATAATGTTAGAGCTCTTTCTTGAATGATCATTTCTGACATTTGTTGAATTAGCActtcggaggcaatactcctactgatttcaACGCGAACGGTCCGTATGTTATTcgccaataaagtggcagcatCATGAAATGAAGTAGAAGAAATATGATCACTTGCAtcagaaatatttttttcttctttaaaaatgtaGAATCACCTTGGTTTCTAGCTGGTTGCGGTTGTGTAGCTGAAAGATCTATGTCATCCAAAGAAACATCAGCTTCGTATCCATAGAAATCGTTTCTTTCTTCATGAGTATTTGTAGTAGTTACATTCTCAACatctatttcttcaataatattAGCGTCTGTTTGAGTATCTTTCCCAGTGGCTCAATCTTTTGCGTAGATGGCAGTAAGTTGGTCATAATAAGGGAAACTACTATGTTTGAATTGACCGGCTTCTTTATGACTCTATAAAAATGAGGAATTCATATTAGATATAAGTTTgatcaaaataagataataaagacttgaaataattcttacatttatatatgagttccacaccgcatcttcagcaacaacaaCCTGTCTATGCtcatcccaaccaaaaccgctattgtttttTCCACTAAGCATGTCATAAACGATTGACCAATTCCTTTTCAATATCCTAATCCTCGATTCAAGATTAGGTTTAGCCTTCAACATGGCATTAGGTAAaactttttctaacattttttccaactcatttAAATAACCAGCTTTGAATCCCGTATCAGCATTGaaggttccaacattgtgcaagtcgACCATACAGGCAACCAACGcagcatcttcttctggaacccatttctttttggttcctcgagaattttGGAAAGAAACACTTGATTGTGAAAAACCTGACATaactatcttaagaaaaaaaattaaaattaagttcaatattatgaatcaaaaggtcagccctttataaaattataacacatgatgaatcaaaagaaaataaattataattcaacaagtctagtacaatacaaaaaacaattcaaacaccaccaaagtttcataaactagatacatgaaataacataaacaaaataacgTTTACTATTTTtgccctaaacctaactaatttctagatgcttgccattcattgaacatttggttggctagtttcattctccaagtagcccatgcatccgatggatgaatattcacgatattcggttcatcgtcatctatCACATTACTACGTAATCCCTCTCCCAACTCCACTTCAATAGGATCAagactcatatgggttcgaataaaattatggagcaaacaacattcaataatgattctattgtgcaccctcacaggatagaatgatggactcctaagtattccccatctaagttttaataacccaaagcatctttcaataacattacgtgctgaaGCATGTTTCGTATTGAAAAATTCTTCCGGAGTACTTGTCTCGTAACCCTGACCccactcattcaaatgatatctttgtcttctaaaaggtgcaagaaatccctcaca of Gossypium raimondii isolate GPD5lz chromosome 3, ASM2569854v1, whole genome shotgun sequence contains these proteins:
- the LOC105794142 gene encoding uncharacterized protein At2g29880-like — encoded protein: MSGFSQSSVSFQNSRGTKKKWVPEEDAALVACMVDLHNVGTFNADTGFKAGYLNELEKMLEKVLPNAMLKAKPNLESRIRILKRNWSIVYDMLSGKNNSGFGWDEHRQVVVAEDAVWNSYINSHKEAGQFKHSSFPYYDQLTAIYAKD
- the LOC105794144 gene encoding uncharacterized protein LOC105794144, coding for MENKQSSSPASFVDSTVVPGDVVLDLSSMTNQTIKLGGGLRQDCDAISAMKAGTLRFSKPNKYWIESSQKRYVPCVEDTILGIVVDSKADNFLIDIKGPAMGFLPVLAFEGGTRRNIPKFEVGTLLYLRVVKANFGMNPELSCTDASGKAAEFGPLKDGYMFETSTGLSRKLLSSPACPVLEALGKKLSFEIAVGLNGRVWVNAASPDTIVVVANAIMNSECLSGAQQIIMVDHLLKNIQ